The genomic DNA GAAAGAACATTATTCACACATTTCACCTCATCCAACCGCCCAAATGAAAAATCAGCAGTACACACAAAAAAGAAGTACCATCATTACTCAACTCAACTAAGTTCAATTCCCAAATCGAAAGAAGAAACTAAGCTTTCACTTGAACATTATTTTGCCCCGAATACAACACTAGTATACTCCAACTCATAAGATACAGAAAGATCTTACTTCGGATTCAAACTTTCAATGGATAGCCCCATAACGTAACATTCCAAAAATTTGCGTTTGTTACAAAACACAAAGCAATTAGTTTTACAAGTTTTACAAAACCCATTTCTTGTTTCTAAAGACTAAAATTTGACAGTATTGTGCTCAAACTTTACAACTTCAACAGCCAAATAAAAATATTCGGGATCAAATTTAAGCAGAACTCGAACTAGGGAAACATCTACAATTAAACTACTTCTACAAGCTGAAATTCCtccaaaacttaaaaaaaaaaaaaaaccatccaaaGATTCACACTTTGTTATTTTGCTTCTAATTCCCAATTTTTAAAACCTAATTAATAATCACAGGCTAAAATTGCATCTTCAAAAGGGAGAAGAACAACAAAAAACCCTAATCTTTCTTTGTAAAAAGCATACAGAATTACACATTCAATAAACCCAGAAAAAGTTAAAACAGCAACCcagaaattcaatgaaactaaAACAATCTGTAACTAAAATTACAGGAAATAAATcttcaaaaaaaccaaaaaaattgatcTTTTCCACCATCAGAACAAAACCTTTGATCCATTCAAACTAcatattaaaatcaaatatacGAAGaaaaggggggagagagagagagagagaggacgtACCTGGTTGCTCGATTGAATCAGCCGTGTTGCGCCGGACTGAGGagtgagaggaggagagagaagaaaagggtTCGAAGGTTTAAGCGAATGATGAGAAATGATAAACGGGTGTTGGGCTTACGGGTTAGAGTATGGGTGGGTTCAATTCGGCTTGGCCTGCTTAGGTAGGATGATCTTCTCCAAATAGGCCTCACATATGGGCCCAAAAGTAGGTGGAGCACAAAACTAGAAAACTAAGTTTTTGTTTCTCAAGGTTTAATCCGTTAATTAATAGGTATATTTGCAAGTACTTCTAAAATTGCTAAAAGCGGTTTTTACCAACTTAAaacacttagtattacgatttagtgatattttccttcacttgtaagtgacaTGTTTTAAGTACGATTATTGtaaaaagcgaatttgaatcatattattaatatttcattGTGAGACTCAGTTCATCctgaataatattgtttgtttaaaaaaaaaaaatacttaagaATACGTTTggaaataaaacttaaaaagatCTTGTtcgtcttaaaaaaaaaatgtaattaaacgacttttaacaaaaaaaaaaaaaaaaaaaaaaaaaactcttataaacaaaAATGCTTCCAAACGAAACACATTAATTTGATCCAAATTGGAAATTAGTTGCCACAAGTTGAAGAGATCTTGCATATAACTGGATAATATTACTTTATATTTACATCTCTTGTCCCATTAGAATTACCACTACTTAGTTTTCAATTCGCCTATGATCATCAaataaatgtgaataaatatgaatggatatatatatatatatatcagtatCTCAAAAATTACCACTGCTTAGCTTTCAATTCGCCTATGACCAGTTACATCTCTAATAAAACGATTTTTCGTATCAATATCTTTCGTTACGATATAAAAAATAGATATAAATGGATATATATCAGTTACAAATAAGAATCTCTCCGCTTATTCAGAACAGTTGTCCGTTAATCAATTAGCATAAGCATGcttagtgaattaaaaaaaaacatgaacttTAATAATGAGCAATTTAATTATGTGGTTTGGTCTATAATTTATGAGTGCTTGACTttatttcatcaactttcctcTTCTCACAGGAAACAAGTACCTGTATATTCTTcgacaaaataatatttttacatCTAATGTAGGATCATGCGAGTTCAAATCTTCTACGCTCAAAATTTTTTGTGACCTTTCTGTACTCTATTAAGTAAGATTTAAATGAATGATCAGATGTCAACAAATGAGATAAGTTGTAGAGAGACCACAGAGAATTTTTGGTGCAGAAGATTTAGGATTTAGGCCAGGCATCATTAAACTATTTTTTAACTAACTATATATTATGGTTTTAAGAACTCAAAGGATATTAATAATTAACGTGGCTATTAGCTCTTCACCCAcgccaaataaaaataaatagttattCAAACGTGGTACATAGTACATAGTTGAAAGAGGGACAATAAACTTGCAGTTTAAGTGATTAAAAGTATATATTTTGTActataaattttgagtttgaattcTTTTTACTTAAAAGAGAGATGAAGATTTTCAAGACGATTTTTTATTGGGGCAAATGAGATATGACAACAGGGATGTTGGAAAATTACTTATTCACAACGATGTCGTTTTGAGTCTCCTCGCTTCACCGTCCAGTTCCGCTTGTTAATTTAACTTTCGATTTCATCGTCTTTCATTGTTTTCCTCTAACTATACCTATAGCCTTAAAAAAGCACTTCCAACTGTTTTTTCAATATCAATtagatttttaataaaaatttcaccGTGCTTCTAATAAATCCTTTTAACAAAAGCCCTTGCCAAATGGAACGCATTAAGTTGgtctaaattaattaattggaaaTTAATGAACTAGCAAACTAGCTATCGCCTGTTGGAAAGAGATTAATAACCAGATTTATCGTTTTCTATATTCATACATCACCAACTACCCAAAAGAACCTCTCTAGTTGATAAGAACAAGTGTCAATTCAATTAATTAGCATAATCCCATGCTTATTGAATTCAGAAACGTAAACTCTACTAGTGATGTGGTTTGGTTTATAATATAATATGTAAAACATCCGCCGAATAATTCAAATCAAAGCAATTGGAAGTTGGACTCGGGCCTATAATTTATGAGAGTTTGACTTACAATTTCGTCATCCATTTGTTGTTCTCTTCTATATTCTTAGGATTAAGCCAACCATGTTAGACAAAATAATATATCTCCAAGTGACGCGAGGATCATGCATGACTGCATGTAACTTAACTtcattaaactatatttttcgAAAAGATTTAATATTGACAATGGTTTTGTAACAACTCAAGGATATGAATTTAGCTATTTCATGTTCAACCACCCCAAATATTAATTTAACTCGAGGATATTAACTTGACCTAACATCTCACGACGCAAGCTGATTGTATTCGTATTACACCATGTCATGCTCTTTAACTTGGTCAAATAAAAAGGGAATTgctattagcattccaaaaatctcattctacactccaaattttctatattaggaaagaaaaatacatttgtgtggagtgtaaaatgagatttttagtgtgccaataacacttctcaaTAAAAATAGTATCGCACAAATGGTTTTAGGCACAATTATATTTGTGTCTTGTTTCTATATTTCacattaaaaaaagaagaagaagaaattcatGCACATTTTCAACCTTTGTGCGTGCAAAATTTTTCAAGCATGAGAAAActaatacaacaacaacaaagctttatTTCACATATTAGCTTTATGAATCTGAAAACGCCACTACGAaagatttttttaaagtttttttttctccataagtATACATCTTAACCCCGATAAGTGGCCATGGGGAAAAGTGCGAACCATAGCTCgctaaagaaaaaattaaaggtCCTAGATTCGATACTTTGTAAGTTGTGGATCAATGAAATTCTCAACTAACCTCCGCTGAATCTAAAAATAATGAATAATCGTGATTCGTCACCAGTTATTCACTTTtcaaaggggaaaaaaaaaaaaaaaaaaaaagtacacatAATACATCTTTGTCCATATGTTGACATCTGCCTTTTGTTTTGGCTTAAACCTTTGGAAAATGCCTTACTCGGTTTCTTTCTTCTATGGTTTGTGGCCATTATTTAATTAAGAGACGGCTTAATGATAATGAAGGGGAGAGGTTGACTCTGGGGGAGCTCAAAACAACTTCTTTCCACGTGTCACTCCTCTAGAATTACAACTGCCCCTTTTGAATTTTGCACACCGTGTTGAATTTAGTACAAGTCTATTGGAACTCtacaaaagggaaaaaaaaaactttaatcaAGTTTAGTTAATATAACTTTTAGCAAAATATGATTGTGTTGTACAAGGATACATCTGCCACTAAACTACAATCCTGagttataaatataatataattttgcgGTACAACTATTAACGGATTCTAAATTTGATTGGCATCAAAGTGAATCAAAATctcataattattaaaaatttatataacTTGTTGTGAAACAACTACATATCAACGTTTTGAATTTGATTGACACCCATTTAGATTAACATCTTTAATTACATAAAATTCTTgtaatttattgattttatgataCAACTAAAAATCGACAGGCCTTGAATTCGATTGGCACCCATTCGAATCAACGTCTCATGATTACCGTACTCTACGGTTTTTTGTTGTCATCAAATGGTAGGATTTGAAAGGTGATTATATCCATAAACAGATATATCCATAAACAGATTAAAACCTGAATGATTCTTTGTGCCGGTAGGATCTAGTATGTGTTGACTTTGGCAAACCCTAGGTAAACCCAAAGAAAAATCCgattttattgaaaataatTTAACGTGGCAATTGGCAACTACACCCCACTCTTcacgttttattttttattttttattttaatattatggAACCTTCTTCCAGTCGACAAACTAGGCCGCCATCGGAAACTTCTCTTCCACTTTGACAACTTCTCAAATTTTCAGTcttaatcaattattaattaagcTCATAAGCCTGTTGATTTAATACATAAATAATCcttataattttctttgtttgggtTCTAAGAAATCTTCGACACCCTTCAAACTTTATCTATATAGAGAGAACCTAGCATCATTAGAAACACCAAGCCCCTTCACATCTTCACATAaacctccctccctccctccctccctccctctcccgccatctctctctctctctctctctctctctatttgaAAAACTGATACAAATGGCTTTCTCTAAGTCCATAGCCTTTTTAGCTGTGCTTCTGGTAGCGCTGCCCATCGCTGCTTTCGCGGACTGGCCGTATAACTTAGCTCCTACTATTGCCGGTAAGCACTTCATTTTATCTCCGAAACAgaatttttttcaaactttgtcTGTAACTCACTATAGGCTCGacaaacaaagagaagaagTTTATGAACGACAGATATAGTCTCTTTATAtataggagaaattaggttctcatccttccttttactactccattgattaaaatcctattcattttcaatttttgatcaaagtccttgggtattaataacatcattaattatttcaataataaaatatgtttttatttctaaatatattcatttaatgttaaaaatgttacaattagtatatttgcacttatgactaaattttttatcatatatttgtagttttagtttgtacctgtttttaattgtaattattttttaatttataccaattttcttttcagttttaatttgtacccatatattaatttctttttgtgcccatattttttaaagtttatttgtatttgtacccatatatatatatatatatatattttttttttaattttatttgcactttttatttttgctaaatgtacccatgctaattatatgtacccattcatgtaaaactttttaatcttaaaatgtactcattcttaaatataccaatttgttatatgtaaaatgtacaattttttttatataaaatctattcaattttttctaatccatttttaaatttatatgggtacattcttttttcatggattttaaaatgtatccatgtcaagtttaatcgaagaaatttagtaatgttattaagcctagtatctcttttttttttttttttttttttttttgtgattttgaagaatgtacccatgttttgatacaattaattttttggttaattttgatgactgtacccatgtttatatacacacacaatagtatatttttattttaatatttttaatcccacaagttatggtttttttatttaaaatctcatttatataaacaactaaaatttctaatttttaatttaaaaaaatatagtaacgtacatagaaataaattatcacattaattttaaggaccttgatcaaaaattaaaaatcaacaaggtttcaatcaaagaatattcataactaAGAACTGCATCTAAAGTCTCccttatatatttatatgttggtttctttcttcttaCGCATCTTCTTCTTGTTACAGCTCAAATATGTGATCAAGTTGAGTGTGGAAAGGGAACATGCAAGTTTGATATAAACGAACCATTAGGTTTCACTTGCGAGTGCGACCCTAACTGGAAGCGAACGCGTGATGGTGACGATGATATGAAGTTTCTCCCCTGTGTCATCCCCAACTGTAAGCTCTAATTCTCTCCCTTTCGAATAAAACTTGAGGAGCGAGATTCCGTTTTGCAGGATGTCACTTAGGATCGATTCTAATTTTTCGTCTTTCGCAGGCACACTGAACTACAACTGCCAGCCCGCTCCACCTCCAGTTCCTCAGAAAGAAGCCCCTCGCAATTTGTC from Pyrus communis chromosome 17, drPyrComm1.1, whole genome shotgun sequence includes the following:
- the LOC137723698 gene encoding uncharacterized protein, with protein sequence MAFSKSIAFLAVLLVALPIAAFADWPYNLAPTIAAQICDQVECGKGTCKFDINEPLGFTCECDPNWKRTRDGDDDMKFLPCVIPNCTLNYNCQPAPPPVPQKEAPRNLSAFDPCYWAYCGEGNCVRNSTYHYTPICECKSGASNLLNVTLFPCYNQCTLQSDCASLGIKVANASSSPTGSVNNSSQATSFLPGKFQLMAVAMVSVGLILRK